Proteins encoded together in one Kutzneria kofuensis window:
- a CDS encoding FtsK/SpoIIIE family DNA translocase — MAGRTTTSKRTPTRGRSTSKPRPATKPRGKATSSKRGSAAPVKAGWGFFAKGIGGLARAVGRTKELDPAHRRDGLALVMIGLGVIFAAGVWWHAGGPVGGWLDLAVRSVIGGAAYVLPLVLLFIGIVLMRSDPLPEARPRIVFGMILLAVAILGLLHLFFGAPELASESGNAGGAVGWLAGHFLAQGLTGWVAVPLLGLVAVYGILLLTGTPVREVPNRLRALIDQSATSLPVPSASEATPTEDVTEKDSSSVRLRRPSRRRQAADAAEEAPRQLELPTEEPEPEPVAAPRPAAKPRKTPAAADKPAAPRAVDGDYTLPSLEMLQDGDPPKSRSRANDSMIEAITGVLEQFSIDAQVTGFTRGPTVTRYEVELGPGVKVEKITALTKNIAYAVATDNVRLLAPIPGKSAVGIEVPNSDREMVRLGDVLRAPSTVQDQHPLVVGLGKDIEGHFVTANLAKMPHLLVAGSTGSGKSSFVNSMLVSLLARATPDECRMILIDPKMVELTPYEGIPHLITPIITQPKKAAAALAWLVEEMEQRYQDMQVNKVRHIDDFNRKVRSGEITAPPGSEREYRPRPYILAIVDELADLMMTAPRDVEDAIVRITQKARAAGIHLVLATQRPSVDVVTGLIKTNVPSRLAFATSSLTDSRVILDQPGAEKLIGMGDGLYLPMGAAKPLRIQGAYVGDDEINAIVSFTRDQAQPDYTDGVTSAKAGEKKEIDADIGDDLDLLLQATELIVTSQFGSTSMLQRKLRVGFAKAGRLMDLLETRGVVGPSEGSKAREVLIKPDELESVLFTIRGGGAPEPDEEDEE, encoded by the coding sequence ATGGCAGGCCGGACGACGACTTCGAAGCGGACCCCGACACGCGGGAGAAGCACGTCCAAGCCCCGTCCGGCGACCAAGCCCCGGGGCAAGGCGACGTCGTCCAAGCGGGGCAGCGCCGCGCCGGTGAAGGCCGGCTGGGGCTTCTTCGCCAAGGGCATCGGCGGCCTGGCCCGGGCGGTCGGCCGCACCAAGGAGCTCGATCCGGCGCACCGCCGGGACGGTCTCGCCCTCGTGATGATCGGGCTCGGCGTGATCTTCGCCGCCGGTGTCTGGTGGCATGCCGGCGGCCCCGTCGGCGGTTGGCTCGACCTGGCGGTGCGCAGCGTCATCGGCGGCGCCGCCTACGTGCTGCCGCTGGTGCTGCTGTTCATCGGCATCGTGCTCATGCGCTCCGATCCGCTGCCCGAGGCGCGGCCGCGGATCGTCTTCGGCATGATCCTGCTCGCGGTGGCCATACTCGGTCTGCTGCACCTGTTCTTCGGCGCGCCCGAACTCGCCTCCGAGAGCGGCAACGCCGGCGGTGCGGTCGGCTGGTTGGCCGGGCATTTCCTGGCCCAGGGCCTCACCGGCTGGGTCGCCGTGCCGCTGCTCGGTCTTGTTGCCGTGTACGGGATCCTGCTACTCACCGGCACTCCCGTCCGGGAGGTGCCCAACCGGCTGCGGGCCCTCATCGACCAGTCGGCCACGTCTCTGCCCGTGCCGTCGGCGTCGGAAGCCACGCCGACTGAGGACGTCACGGAGAAGGACAGCTCGTCGGTGCGGCTGCGGCGGCCGTCGCGGCGGCGTCAGGCCGCCGACGCGGCCGAGGAAGCGCCGCGGCAGCTGGAACTTCCCACCGAGGAGCCGGAACCGGAGCCGGTCGCCGCTCCTCGTCCCGCGGCCAAGCCGCGCAAGACTCCCGCCGCTGCGGACAAGCCCGCCGCCCCGCGGGCCGTCGACGGCGACTACACCTTGCCGTCGTTGGAGATGCTGCAGGACGGCGATCCGCCGAAGTCCCGCAGCCGGGCCAACGACTCCATGATCGAGGCCATCACCGGCGTGCTGGAGCAGTTCTCCATCGACGCCCAGGTCACCGGCTTCACCCGTGGGCCGACAGTCACCCGCTACGAGGTGGAACTCGGGCCCGGCGTGAAGGTCGAGAAGATCACCGCCCTGACCAAGAACATCGCGTACGCCGTCGCCACCGACAACGTGCGGCTGCTCGCGCCCATCCCCGGCAAGTCCGCCGTGGGCATCGAGGTCCCCAACAGCGACCGGGAAATGGTGCGGCTGGGCGATGTTCTGCGTGCACCCTCCACTGTGCAGGATCAGCATCCGCTGGTTGTCGGTCTGGGCAAGGACATCGAGGGACACTTCGTCACCGCGAACCTGGCGAAGATGCCGCACCTGCTGGTGGCCGGCTCCACCGGTTCCGGTAAGTCCAGCTTCGTCAACTCCATGCTGGTGTCGCTGCTCGCCCGGGCCACTCCCGACGAGTGCCGGATGATCCTCATCGACCCGAAGATGGTCGAGCTCACGCCGTACGAGGGCATTCCGCACCTGATCACGCCCATCATCACCCAGCCCAAGAAGGCCGCCGCCGCGCTGGCGTGGCTGGTTGAGGAGATGGAACAGCGGTACCAGGACATGCAGGTCAACAAGGTCCGCCACATCGACGACTTCAACCGCAAGGTGCGGTCCGGCGAGATCACCGCCCCGCCCGGCAGCGAGCGTGAATACCGCCCTCGCCCCTACATTCTCGCCATCGTCGACGAGCTGGCCGACCTCATGATGACCGCGCCCCGTGACGTCGAGGACGCCATCGTTCGCATCACCCAGAAGGCCCGCGCCGCCGGCATTCACCTCGTTCTCGCCACCCAGCGCCCTTCCGTCGACGTCGTCACCGGCCTCATCAAGACCAACGTCCCCTCGCGCCTGGCCTTCGCCACCTCGTCCCTCACCGACTCCCGGGTCATCCTCGACCAGCCCGGCGCCGAGAAGCTCATCGGCATGGGCGACGGCCTCTACCTCCCCATGGGCGCGGCCAAGCCCCTGCGCATCCAGGGCGCCTACGTCGGCGACGACGAGATCAACGCCATCGTCTCCTTCACCCGGGACCAGGCTCAGCCCGACTACACCGACGGCGTCACCTCCGCCAAGGCCGGCGAGAAGAAGGAGATCGACGCCGACATCGGCGACGACCTCGACCTGTTGCTGCAGGCCACCGAACTCATCGTCACCAGCCAGTTCGGCTCGACCTCCATGCTCCAACGCAAACTCCGCGTCGGCTTCGCCAAGGCCGGCCGCCTCATGGACCTACTGGAGACGCGCGGAGTCGTCGGACCCTCCGAGGGGTCCAAGGCCCGCGAGGTCCTCATCAAGCCCGACGAGCTGGAATCGGTGTTGTTCACCATCCGCGGCGGCGGCGCCCCCGAGCCGGACGAGGAGGACGAGGAGTAA
- a CDS encoding type II toxin-antitoxin system Phd/YefM family antitoxin, which produces MNINTDDLVSVTEANSSLSRLLNEAHEGRSKLVMRNNKPLAAIVSPQDAARLQRLDELEDDLRLLALALARTITDDGARHSLHDVAAEFGIDPADLDED; this is translated from the coding sequence GTGAACATCAACACCGATGACCTGGTCAGTGTCACCGAGGCCAACAGCTCGCTGTCCCGGCTGCTCAACGAGGCCCATGAGGGCCGAAGCAAGCTGGTGATGCGGAACAACAAGCCACTCGCCGCCATCGTGAGCCCGCAGGATGCCGCGCGACTTCAGCGGCTGGACGAGCTCGAGGACGACCTTCGTCTGCTCGCCCTCGCGCTGGCGCGAACCATCACCGACGACGGCGCACGGCACAGCCTCCACGATGTGGCGGCCGAGTTCGGGATCGATCCGGCGGATCTGGACGAGGACTGA
- a CDS encoding type II toxin-antitoxin system RelE family toxin — MARVLLTTEAKEDLRDLDGTARLQVLKALNKLENEPDKGGAPLGNRAGGNLATFRKLVVGDRDYRIVYRIESDGTVVVVWVIGKRADGECYDMAVARVRLHAGDQELVGELLNLLERIEPR; from the coding sequence TTGGCACGGGTCCTGCTTACCACCGAAGCGAAGGAAGACCTTCGGGACCTGGACGGCACGGCTCGGCTCCAGGTGCTCAAGGCGCTGAATAAGTTGGAGAACGAGCCGGACAAGGGCGGTGCGCCGCTCGGCAACCGTGCCGGCGGAAACCTGGCCACCTTTCGCAAGCTCGTCGTCGGCGACCGGGACTATCGGATCGTCTACCGCATCGAATCGGACGGCACTGTTGTTGTCGTATGGGTGATCGGCAAGCGCGCCGACGGCGAGTGCTACGACATGGCCGTTGCGCGTGTTCGTCTGCACGCGGGCGACCAGGAACTGGTCGGTGAACTCCTCAACCTGTTGGAGCGCATCGAACCCCGATGA
- a CDS encoding MerR family transcriptional regulator, with protein sequence MSVEELAAEVGLPTSTIRMYQTKGLLHAPRRVGRTARYDVSHVQRLRLVQRLQDRGFSLPAIAQLIEARDRGDSVADVLGLAPDGPEDWIPIGINEIRALVSVRELRPSLLRRATQLGLVKWRHGRPHTRRWALESGARLCQLTIGPQEVLSQYERLREATDRVAADFVDVFERYLWPAIAETSGQADQLDKVRSLLIELTSTAESVVVGALRESIRDATEQFASKHGLLEDDPAWLDQPVPTLAERLTEPGGEEPDIEGFLAGEE encoded by the coding sequence GTGTCCGTCGAGGAGCTCGCCGCCGAGGTCGGCCTGCCGACCAGCACGATCCGCATGTACCAGACCAAGGGTCTGCTGCACGCGCCCCGGCGCGTCGGCCGCACCGCCCGCTACGACGTCAGTCATGTGCAGCGGCTCCGGCTCGTGCAGCGACTCCAGGACCGTGGCTTCTCGCTGCCGGCCATCGCGCAGCTGATCGAGGCCCGGGACCGCGGCGACTCCGTCGCCGACGTGCTCGGACTCGCGCCGGACGGGCCCGAGGACTGGATTCCCATCGGCATCAACGAGATCCGCGCCCTGGTGTCCGTACGGGAGCTTCGGCCGTCGCTGCTGCGCCGGGCCACCCAGCTCGGGCTCGTCAAGTGGCGGCACGGCCGGCCGCACACCCGGCGCTGGGCCCTGGAGAGCGGCGCCCGCCTGTGCCAGCTCACCATCGGGCCGCAGGAGGTGCTCAGCCAGTACGAGCGGCTGCGCGAGGCCACCGACCGCGTCGCCGCCGACTTCGTCGACGTCTTCGAGCGATACCTGTGGCCCGCCATCGCCGAGACCAGCGGGCAGGCCGACCAGCTCGACAAGGTCCGGTCGCTGCTCATCGAGCTGACCAGCACCGCCGAGAGCGTCGTCGTCGGCGCGCTGCGGGAGTCGATCCGGGACGCCACCGAGCAGTTCGCGTCCAAGCACGGGTTGCTGGAGGACGACCCGGCGTGGCTGGACCAGCCCGTGCCGACGCTGGCCGAGCGGCTCACCGAGCCCGGCGGCGAGGAGCCCGACATCGAAGGCTTCCTCGCCGGCGAGGAATGA
- a CDS encoding amino-acid N-acetyltransferase has translation MDNGLLVRRARIADVRAIKALVDHYAGKVLLAKQLVTLYESVQEFWVAELDGKVVGCGALHVLWEDLAEIRTVAVDPLASGRGIGHAIVDRLVELARELGLARIFVLTFETKFFNRHGFVEIEGTPVSPEVYDEMLRSFDEGVAEFLDLTYVKPNTLGNSRMLLQLF, from the coding sequence GTGGACAACGGTCTTCTCGTGCGGCGGGCCCGCATCGCCGACGTGCGCGCGATCAAGGCGCTCGTCGATCACTACGCGGGCAAGGTGTTGCTGGCCAAGCAGCTGGTCACACTGTACGAGTCCGTGCAGGAGTTCTGGGTGGCCGAACTGGACGGCAAGGTCGTCGGCTGTGGGGCGCTGCACGTGCTGTGGGAGGACCTGGCCGAGATCCGCACCGTCGCCGTCGACCCCCTCGCGTCCGGGCGGGGCATCGGGCACGCCATCGTGGACCGGCTCGTCGAGCTGGCCCGGGAGCTGGGGCTGGCCCGCATCTTCGTGCTGACCTTCGAGACCAAGTTCTTCAACCGGCACGGCTTCGTGGAGATCGAGGGCACGCCGGTGTCGCCCGAGGTCTACGACGAGATGCTGCGCTCGTTCGACGAGGGCGTCGCCGAGTTCCTCGACCTCACCTACGTGAAGCCGAACACGCTCGGCAACAGCCGAATGCTGCTGCAACTCTTCTAA
- a CDS encoding AAA family ATPase yields the protein MTGAGWDAFAEAERAASMGRTTVLTTADGAWWLLNPGQPWLWWRGVGQWRPMAPPPDPGFRATARPAQLPGGQAPQQPAPQPMPQQPVPQPGSLYPEPPVSQPFPQQPPMSQPFPAQQQYAPQFPAQQAFPAQQPFPQPAQQPFPQQAPPPLPQQGPPPLPQQPETRAFVEPLYGGGHFVRTGEPVAAFFDKAKRVILWADGIRHAENTAGQANPVILLIGQQHSGQRRLMRSFAPFMRATEAITESEPVIKTAASLILSAKEQEKSLEAVVRAAIASAFEKTPVLMIENADALLADAGDRGSIVDIVVEVAHDQEECGVLVLAGTPAFLKQLTDAAPAVAQRALIYHLPDFEQRPAAEALLDVLAAERQASMTPEARAGMADLITGGRTHRTTGGARRVEAVIETACQSAIMRSGMARIDGQDLAELRRAAGNSDRKSAAELLAELNAMVGLDSVKRQVNNLVSELQVDERRRAAGLPIPQRSRHLVFTGNPGTAKTTMARVIAELYRELGVLSGGQLVECMRADLVGEYVGETSGKTRKLIEQAYGGVLFIDEAYNLVQGGDEDYGPEAVAELLAQMENHRDDLIVIVAGYPREMSTFLDSNPGLRSRFQTRIEFPDYSNEELARIFQLMAESQGYELAPDLLAALPVRMSRISRGKGFANGRSARQLLEATISRQSARLAADPSSDVASLNRLLAADVPAPGDIGVRMGDGGAQRSLPDLLSELDNMIGLEPVKQRVRAMVAEMDVDKQRRAQGLPVSPRSRHLVFTGNPGTAKTTVARLIGEIYRELGVVTSGHVIEAQRSDLVGEFTGQTAPKTRAVCEDALGGILFIDEAYTLVSGQAGDFGSEAVAELLVQMENHRADMVVIVAGYPKLMDDFMEANPGLRSRFANRVEFPDYSNEELAKIFLAMAHGQGYTTSDDLVAALPDRIRLIPRGRGFANGRSARQLLEATLTQQSARLAGAGQADAATLNTLIADDLPAPDGAGVAQGSGGPRKTLPELLSELDNMIGLAPVKQRVRAMVAEMDIDSKRRAAGMKTAERSRHLVFTGNPGTAKTTVARLIAQIYRELGVVTSGHVVEAQRSDLVAEYLGQTAPKTRAVCESAIGGILFIDEAYTLAGNGDGDYASEAVAELLVQMENHRDDLVVIAAGYPKEMDEFMEANPGLRSRFANRVEFPDYSNDELAAIFQVMARGQGYVLADDLVSALPQRITRIPRGRGFANGRSARQLLEATITKQSGRLAGMADFDASALNTLVANDLPAPEDSGVQQGDGGRRRSLAELMAELDGMIGLAPVKEQVRTLVAETRVDARRRSAGLKVAARSRHLVFTGNPGTAKTTVARLIAQLFRELGVLSSGHLVETSRPDLIGEYIGSTAPKTRAVIEKAIGGVLFIDEAYTLVGDGPSDYGPEAVAELLVQMENHRDDLLVIAAGYPAEMDRFLDANSGLRSRFGATVDFPDYSNEELAGIFEVMAQSQNYLLSDDLRATLPTAIAGIDRGVGFANGRSARQLLERTIARQAVRLAAPDVDLDALPDEELQTLHAADLPA from the coding sequence ATGACCGGCGCGGGGTGGGACGCCTTCGCGGAGGCCGAGCGCGCGGCCTCGATGGGCCGCACGACGGTGCTGACCACCGCGGACGGCGCGTGGTGGCTGCTCAACCCCGGCCAGCCGTGGCTGTGGTGGCGCGGCGTCGGCCAGTGGCGGCCGATGGCTCCGCCGCCGGACCCGGGATTCCGCGCCACGGCCCGCCCGGCGCAGCTCCCCGGCGGCCAGGCGCCGCAGCAGCCCGCGCCCCAGCCGATGCCGCAACAGCCGGTGCCGCAGCCGGGATCGCTCTACCCCGAGCCGCCGGTTTCCCAGCCGTTCCCGCAGCAGCCGCCGATGTCGCAGCCGTTCCCGGCTCAGCAGCAGTACGCGCCACAATTCCCGGCCCAGCAGGCGTTTCCGGCCCAGCAACCCTTCCCGCAGCCCGCGCAGCAGCCGTTCCCGCAGCAGGCACCGCCCCCGCTGCCGCAGCAGGGCCCGCCGCCGCTGCCCCAGCAGCCGGAGACCCGTGCCTTCGTCGAGCCGCTGTACGGAGGTGGTCACTTCGTGCGCACCGGCGAGCCGGTGGCGGCGTTCTTCGACAAGGCGAAGCGCGTGATCCTGTGGGCGGACGGCATCCGCCACGCGGAGAACACAGCCGGCCAGGCCAACCCGGTCATCCTGCTGATCGGCCAGCAGCACAGCGGCCAGCGCCGCCTGATGCGCTCCTTCGCCCCGTTCATGAGGGCCACGGAGGCGATCACCGAGTCGGAGCCGGTGATCAAGACCGCGGCCAGCCTGATCCTGTCCGCCAAGGAGCAGGAGAAATCACTCGAAGCGGTGGTACGCGCGGCGATCGCCTCGGCGTTCGAGAAGACGCCGGTGCTGATGATCGAGAACGCCGACGCGCTGCTGGCCGACGCGGGCGACCGGGGCAGCATCGTCGACATCGTCGTGGAGGTCGCACACGACCAGGAGGAGTGCGGCGTCCTGGTGTTGGCCGGCACCCCGGCGTTCCTCAAGCAGCTCACCGACGCCGCCCCGGCAGTCGCCCAGCGGGCGCTGATCTACCACCTGCCGGACTTCGAGCAGCGGCCGGCGGCGGAGGCGTTGCTGGACGTGCTCGCCGCCGAACGCCAGGCGTCGATGACGCCGGAGGCCCGCGCCGGCATGGCCGACCTGATCACCGGCGGCCGTACGCACCGCACGACCGGCGGCGCCCGCCGCGTCGAGGCCGTGATCGAGACGGCCTGTCAGAGCGCGATCATGCGCAGCGGCATGGCCCGCATCGACGGGCAGGACCTGGCCGAGCTGCGCCGGGCGGCCGGCAACAGCGACCGCAAGTCCGCTGCGGAACTGCTGGCCGAGCTGAACGCGATGGTGGGCCTCGACTCGGTGAAGCGCCAGGTAAACAACCTCGTCTCCGAGCTGCAGGTGGACGAGCGCCGCCGCGCCGCCGGCCTGCCCATCCCGCAGCGCAGCCGGCACCTCGTCTTCACCGGCAACCCCGGCACCGCGAAGACCACCATGGCCCGGGTGATCGCCGAGCTGTACCGGGAACTGGGCGTGCTCAGCGGCGGCCAGCTCGTCGAGTGCATGCGCGCCGACCTGGTCGGCGAGTACGTCGGCGAGACGTCGGGCAAGACCCGCAAGCTGATCGAGCAGGCGTACGGCGGCGTGCTGTTCATCGACGAGGCCTACAACCTCGTGCAGGGCGGCGACGAGGACTACGGCCCCGAGGCGGTGGCGGAACTCCTTGCGCAGATGGAGAACCACCGCGACGACCTGATCGTCATCGTGGCCGGCTACCCGCGCGAGATGAGCACCTTCCTCGACTCCAATCCGGGACTGCGCTCGCGGTTCCAGACCCGCATCGAGTTCCCCGACTACAGCAACGAGGAACTGGCCCGGATCTTCCAGCTGATGGCCGAGTCGCAGGGCTACGAGCTGGCCCCGGACCTGCTGGCCGCGCTGCCGGTGCGGATGAGCCGGATCAGCCGGGGCAAGGGCTTCGCCAACGGCCGGTCGGCCCGTCAGCTGCTGGAGGCGACGATCAGCCGGCAGTCGGCGCGGCTGGCGGCCGACCCGAGCTCGGACGTCGCCTCGCTCAACCGGCTGTTGGCCGCGGACGTCCCGGCGCCGGGCGATATCGGTGTGCGGATGGGAGACGGTGGGGCGCAACGGAGTCTGCCCGATCTACTGTCCGAATTGGACAACATGATCGGGCTGGAGCCGGTGAAGCAGCGGGTCCGAGCGATGGTCGCCGAGATGGACGTGGACAAGCAGCGCCGCGCGCAGGGCCTGCCGGTGTCGCCGCGCAGTCGGCACCTGGTGTTCACCGGCAATCCCGGCACCGCGAAGACGACCGTGGCCCGGCTGATCGGCGAGATCTACCGCGAGCTCGGGGTCGTCACGTCCGGGCACGTGATCGAGGCGCAGCGGTCGGACCTGGTCGGCGAGTTCACCGGCCAGACCGCGCCGAAGACGCGAGCCGTGTGCGAGGACGCGCTCGGCGGCATCCTGTTCATCGACGAGGCGTACACGCTGGTCAGCGGCCAGGCCGGCGACTTCGGCTCGGAGGCGGTCGCGGAACTGCTGGTGCAGATGGAGAACCACCGCGCCGACATGGTGGTGATCGTCGCCGGCTACCCGAAGCTGATGGACGACTTCATGGAGGCCAATCCCGGCCTGCGGTCGCGGTTCGCCAACCGGGTCGAGTTCCCGGACTACAGCAACGAGGAACTGGCCAAGATCTTCCTCGCGATGGCGCACGGCCAGGGCTACACCACCTCCGACGACCTCGTGGCGGCCCTGCCGGACCGGATCCGGTTGATCCCCCGCGGTCGCGGTTTCGCCAACGGCCGCTCGGCCCGTCAGCTGCTGGAGGCGACGCTCACCCAGCAGTCGGCGCGCCTGGCCGGCGCCGGCCAGGCGGACGCGGCCACGCTGAACACGTTGATCGCCGACGACCTGCCGGCCCCGGACGGAGCCGGTGTGGCGCAGGGGAGCGGCGGCCCGCGCAAGACGCTGCCCGAGCTGCTGTCCGAATTGGACAACATGATCGGGCTGGCGCCGGTGAAGCAGCGGGTGCGGGCGATGGTCGCCGAGATGGACATCGACAGCAAGCGGCGCGCCGCCGGCATGAAAACCGCGGAACGCAGCCGGCACCTGGTGTTCACGGGCAATCCCGGCACCGCGAAGACCACCGTGGCCAGGCTGATCGCGCAGATCTACCGCGAGCTCGGCGTCGTCACGTCCGGGCACGTCGTCGAGGCGCAGCGGTCCGACCTCGTCGCCGAATACCTCGGTCAGACCGCGCCGAAGACCCGTGCCGTCTGCGAGAGCGCCATCGGCGGCATCCTGTTCATCGACGAGGCGTACACGCTCGCCGGCAACGGCGACGGGGACTACGCGTCGGAGGCGGTCGCGGAACTCCTTGTGCAGATGGAGAACCACCGTGACGACCTGGTGGTGATCGCCGCCGGCTACCCCAAGGAGATGGACGAGTTCATGGAGGCCAACCCCGGCCTCCGGTCCAGGTTCGCCAACCGGGTGGAGTTCCCCGACTACAGCAACGACGAGCTGGCCGCCATCTTCCAGGTGATGGCGCGCGGCCAGGGGTACGTGCTCGCCGACGACCTCGTTTCCGCGCTGCCGCAACGCATCACGCGCATCCCGCGCGGCCGCGGCTTCGCCAACGGCCGGTCGGCGCGTCAGCTGCTGGAGGCTACGATCACCAAGCAGTCCGGGCGGCTGGCCGGCATGGCCGACTTCGACGCCTCCGCGCTGAACACGTTGGTGGCCAACGATTTGCCGGCACCCGAGGACAGCGGCGTGCAGCAGGGCGACGGCGGCCGGCGGCGCAGCCTCGCCGAGCTGATGGCCGAGCTGGACGGCATGATCGGCCTGGCGCCGGTGAAGGAGCAGGTGCGCACGCTCGTCGCCGAGACGAGGGTGGACGCCCGCCGCCGGTCCGCCGGGCTGAAGGTGGCCGCCCGCAGCCGGCACCTGGTCTTCACCGGCAATCCCGGCACCGCCAAGACAACGGTGGCCCGGCTGATCGCCCAGCTGTTCCGGGAACTCGGCGTCCTGTCGTCCGGGCATCTGGTCGAGACCAGCCGCCCCGACCTGATCGGCGAGTACATCGGCAGCACCGCCCCGAAGACCCGGGCCGTCATCGAGAAGGCCATCGGCGGCGTGCTGTTCATCGACGAGGCGTACACCCTCGTCGGCGACGGTCCCTCCGACTACGGGCCCGAGGCGGTGGCGGAACTCCTCGTGCAGATGGAGAACCACCGCGACGACCTGCTGGTGATCGCCGCCGGCTACCCGGCCGAGATGGACCGCTTCCTGGACGCCAACTCCGGCCTGCGGTCCCGGTTCGGCGCGACTGTCGACTTCCCCGACTACAGCAACGAGGAACTGGCCGGGATCTTCGAGGTGATGGCCCAGAGCCAGAACTACCTGCTCTCCGACGACCTCCGGGCCACCCTCCCGACGGCCATCGCCGGGATCGACCGTGGCGTCGGTTTCGCCAACGGACGGTCGGCCCGGCAGTTGCTGGAGCGGACCATCGCCCGCCAGGCCGTGCGGCTGGCCGCCCCGGACGTCGACCTCGACGCCCTGCCGGACGAGGAACTCCAGACGCTGCACGCCGCCGACCTGCCGGCCTGA